Proteins from a single region of Juglans microcarpa x Juglans regia isolate MS1-56 chromosome 5S, Jm3101_v1.0, whole genome shotgun sequence:
- the LOC121268592 gene encoding trichohyalin-like — MEPNGVGGGMFPNIDSGMLGLELPLQQQLPQRQKSPANPQNLHRHHLQISVSYPHHETDHNPPQSQQSVKHPYPLVKPKQAIALSDEDGDNSGDAKRKMSPWQRMKWTDTMVRLLIMAVYYMGDEAGSEGITDPTGSKKSAGLLQKKGKWKSVSRAMMEKGFYVSPQQCEDKFNDLNKRYKRVNDILGKGTACKVVENQSLLETMELSPKMKEEVRKLLNSKHLFFREMCAYHNSCGHGVADGAAGGANRSPEVAAEASHTQQQQAQQQQYCFHSSENPGMGGDGSKMLKGESGEEEEEDDEDVDDDSDEDEDEDGVESGSRGLSGHGHEDEDDNDERTWRKRARQVGFPASSQLVQQLSCEVMSVLQDGEKSQWEKKQWLRTRLIQLEEQQVSYQGQAFELEKQRLKWVKFSGKKEREMERAKLENERRRLENERMALLLRQKEMELLDLHQQQQQLQQLQHSSNKRGEPSSVTG; from the coding sequence ATGGAACCAAATGGAGTGGGCGGCGGAATGTTTCCTAACATAGATTCTGGAATGCTAGGTCTAGAATTGCCTCTACAACAGCAACTACCACAACGACAAAAGAGCCCTGCAAACCCTCAAAACCTccaccgccaccacctccaAATTAGTGTTTCTTATCCGCACCATGAAACCGATCACAACCCTCCACAGTCTCAACAATCCGTAAAACATCCATACCCTCTGGTCAAACCCAAGCAAGCTATAGCTCTCAGTGATGAGGACGGTGACAACTCGGGGGATGCCAAGAGAAAAATGTCACCTTGGCAGAGAATGAAGTGGACAGACACCATGGTCAGGCTGCTCATAATGGCGGTCTATTACATGGGCGACGAAGCCGGGTCCGAAGGGATCACCGATCCTACGGGTAGTAAGAAGTCTGCAGGCTTGTTACAGAAGAAAGGGAAGTGGAAATCGGTATCTCGCGCTATGATGGAGAAAGGATTCTATGTGTCTCCCCAGCAATGCGAGGACAAGTTCAATGACTTGAACAAGAGGTATAAGAGAGTGAATGATATTCTTGGGAAAGGTACGGCTTGCAAGGTTGTGGAGAATCAGAGCTTGCTTGAGACAATGGAGTTGTCGCCTAAGATGAAAGAAGAAGTTCGGAAATTGCTGAATTCTAAGCACTTGTTCTTTAGGGAAATGTGTGCTTATCACAATAGTTGTGGTCATGGAGTTGCTGACGGGGCTGCTGGAGGAGCAAACCGATCCCCAGAGGTGGCCGCCGAGGCATCTCACACTCAGCAGCAGCAAGCACAACAGCAACAGTACTGCTTTCATTCATCGGAGAATCCTGGTATGGGTGGTGACGGTTCGAAAATGTTGAAAGGAGAAAGTGgtgaagaggaggaggaagatgatgaggatgttgatgatgattctgatgaggatgaagatgaggatggAGTGGAGAGCGGTTCGAGGGGTCTCAGCGGGCATGGACATGAGGATGAGGACGACAATGATGAAAGGACTTGGAGGAAAAGAGCAAGACAAGTAGGGTTTCCTGCGTCATCGCAGTTGGTGCAGCAACTGAGCTGTGAGGTGATGAGCGTGCTGCAAGATGGGGAGAAAAGCCAGTGGGAAAAAAAGCAGTGGCTGAGGACCCGGTTGATACAATTGGAGGAGCAGCAAGTGAGCTACCAAGGCCAAGCGTTTGAGCTAGAGAAGCAGCGGTTGAAGTGGGTAAAGTTCAGCGGCAAGAAGGAGAGGGAAATGGAGAGAGCTAAGCTGGAGAACGAGCGGAGAAGGCTTGAGAACGAGAGAATGGCGCTGCTTCTTCGCCAGAAAGAGATGGAGCTGCTTGATCTtcatcagcagcagcagcagttgCAGCAACTGCAGCATTCTTCTAATAAGAGGGGTGAACCATCCTCCGTCACTGGTTGA
- the LOC121267804 gene encoding F-box protein PP2-A15, translated as MGATLSGLEYGTNGSGMGPGLGDIPESCVACVFLYLTPPEICNLARLNRAFRGAASSDSVWERKLPPNYQDLLDLLPPERYQNLSKKDIFALLSHPVPFDHGNKEVWLDRVTGRVCMAISARGMAITGIEDRRYWNWVSTEESRFHIVAYLQQIWWFEVDGVVKFPFPADIYTLSFRLHLGRFSKRLGRRVCTFEHTHGWDIKPVRLDFSTSDGQVASSQCCLDDTEHDNHKRGCWIDYKVGEFIVSDSEPATEVKFSMKQIDCTHSKGGLCVDSVFIIPTDLKNKKEEGF; from the exons ATGGGGGCGACGCTATCGGGCTTGGAGTATGGGACGAACGGGTCGGGCATGGGTCCGGGGTTGGGGGACATACCGGAGAGCTGCGTGGCGTGCGTGTTTCTGTACCTGACCCCGCCGGAGATTTGTAACCTGGCTAGGCTGAACCGGGCGTTTCGCGGCGCGGCGTCCTCGGATTCGGTCTGGGAAAGGAAGCTGCCCCCTAACTACCAAGATCTGCTCGATCTGCTGCCCCCCGAGAGGTACCAGAACTTGTCCAAGAAGGACATCTTCGCTCTGCTTTCCCACCCCGTGCCCTTCGATCATGGCAATAAG GAAGTGTGGCTGGATAGGGTCACGGGAAGGGTTTGCATGGCTATATCCGCTAGAGGCATGGCGATAACTGGAATTGAGGACCGGAGATACTGGAATTGGGTTTCTACAGAAGAATCTAG GTTTCATATTGTGGCCTATTTGCAGCAAATATGGTGGTTTGAAGTCGATGGGGTGGTGAAGTTCCCTTTTCCCGCTGATATCTATACCCTGTCATTCAGGCTTCATCTTGGAAGGTTTAGCAAAAGGCTGGGACGACGTGTGTGTACCTTTGAGCACACGCATGGTTGGGATATAAAGCCAGTACGATTGGATTTTTCTACTTCGGATGGCCAGGTGGCATCATCTCAGTGCTGTTTAGATGACACCGAGCATGACAATCATAAGCGGGGATGTTGGATAGATTACAAGGTCGGTGAATTCATTGTTAGTGATTCCGAGCCTGCGACTGAAGTAAAATTTTCCATGAAACAGATAGATTGCACGCATTCTAAAGGTGGGCTTTGTGTGGATTCTGTATTTATTATTCCTactgatttaaaaaacaaaaaagaagagggGTTTTGA